The following proteins are co-located in the Chryseobacterium daecheongense genome:
- a CDS encoding phytase: MIKINTRVALIMLPLLINCAGQNELGKKIEPTVITEQVGYDTDDPAIWINPEDASKSIIIGTDKDTNGGLYAFDLNGKIINKVTGLKRPNNVDLEYGFYLHGNTIDFAAVTERETNTVRLYSLPELKEVGAFPVFDGEKERSPMGISLYKNPETGDFFAVVGRKSGPADGYLWQYKLTEKEGKITGEVVRKFGKYSGLKEIESIAVDDEAGYIYYSDEQFGVHQYYADPSKGNEELLVFGKGDFTSDVEGISIYPTSSKNGYILVSNQQKDTFNVYLRENPSKGKIAEIPVSTSESDGSEVTNVNLGPKFPKGMFVAMSNGKVFHLYDWRTIEDRIKSQMKN; the protein is encoded by the coding sequence ATGATAAAGATAAATACACGTGTTGCTCTCATCATGTTACCTTTGCTCATTAATTGTGCAGGACAAAATGAATTGGGAAAAAAAATAGAACCAACTGTTATTACAGAACAGGTCGGTTATGATACCGATGACCCGGCTATCTGGATCAATCCGGAAGATGCTTCAAAAAGCATTATCATAGGTACCGATAAGGATACCAATGGCGGGCTGTATGCTTTCGACCTGAATGGAAAGATCATTAACAAAGTTACGGGCTTAAAACGTCCGAATAATGTAGATCTCGAATATGGATTTTATTTACACGGAAATACAATAGATTTTGCTGCCGTTACAGAAAGGGAAACGAATACAGTTAGACTTTATTCTCTTCCTGAATTAAAGGAAGTTGGTGCATTCCCTGTTTTTGATGGTGAAAAAGAACGATCTCCCATGGGAATTTCTCTTTATAAAAACCCTGAAACAGGCGATTTTTTTGCTGTTGTCGGAAGAAAATCCGGACCGGCAGATGGCTATTTGTGGCAATATAAATTAACCGAAAAAGAAGGGAAAATTACGGGCGAGGTTGTACGGAAGTTTGGAAAATACAGTGGCTTGAAAGAAATAGAAAGCATTGCGGTGGATGATGAAGCAGGATATATTTATTATTCTGATGAACAATTCGGGGTGCATCAGTATTATGCAGATCCATCTAAAGGAAATGAGGAACTTCTGGTTTTCGGAAAGGGTGATTTCACATCTGATGTGGAAGGAATTTCCATCTACCCTACTTCTTCAAAGAATGGATATATCCTTGTTTCCAACCAGCAAAAAGATACTTTCAATGTCTACCTGAGGGAAAATCCGTCAAAAGGAAAGATTGCAGAAATTCCGGTTTCAACCAGTGAAAGCGATGGTTCGGAGGTTACAAACGTAAACCTTGGTCCAAAGTTTCCAAAAGGGATGTTTGTAGCAATGAGCAACGGAAAGGTTTTTCATCTGTATGACTGGAGAACGATTGAAGATAGAATTAAAAGCCAGATGAAGAACTGA